A window of the Fusarium poae strain DAOMC 252244 chromosome 3, whole genome shotgun sequence genome harbors these coding sequences:
- a CDS encoding hypothetical protein (TransMembrane:1 (o42-60i)~BUSCO:57701at5125), with the protein MNFPGMTPPVGGAAASPGIGGPQDPNVKAVQAAMESCFGKSVMSGVMGFGMGGLFGIFMASMSYDTPYHTAAPGSPQNTITSMPLKQQLKIGFKDMGTRSWSMAKNFGKVGALYSGVECGIEGLRAKNDLTNSVAAGCLTGGILAKNAGPQAAAGGCLAFAAFSAAIDAYMRSPPKDD; encoded by the exons ATGAACTTCCCAGGAATGACCCCTCCAGTCGGTGGCGCTGCCGCATCCCCCGGGATCGGCGGCCCTCAAGATCCCAACGTCAAAGCT GTCCAAGCTGCGATGGAGTCTTGCTTCGGAAAGTCTGTCATGTCTGGAGTAATGGGTTTTGGTATGGGCGGTTTATTCGGAATATTTATGGCTTCT ATGTCTTACGACACACCATACCACACAGCCGCTCCCGGTAGCCCGCAAAACACAATCACATCTATGCCTCTAAAGCAACAACTCAAGATCGGATTCAAGGACATGGGTACACGATCATGGTCGATGGCCAAGAACTTCGGAAAAGTTGGAGCGCTATACTCCGGTGTCGAGTGCGGTATCGAGGGTCTGCGCGCGAAGAACGATCTCACCAACAGTGTCGCAGCGGGATGTTTGACAGGCGGTATTCTAGCCAAGAATGCTGGccctcaagctgctgctggcgGCTGTTTGGCCTTTGCTGCTTTCAGTGCGGCTATTGATGCCTACATGCGATCACCACCCAAGGACGACTAA
- a CDS encoding hypothetical protein (BUSCO:34832at5125) → MPRRKAAEEPDSQQIPTRSLRKRNHQELEAIPESDQEETSPVKRQRSLGYQSPSAIGETNEQINGFNSNSVEDHAASEAESLSKVDLEETPKPAPKRRGRPPKKAVNGGSPTPKASRTALFQTPTKKARFGLNADTPGGADRSAKRKSTRALIEHVVGDDLTDEEYDGLAQQIYESSEDEDAIEGDNAVSAEAPGVDEAATPSKSTPRRKAQRKKLARSPTPPRDLPPHELYFAHNKPGRPKTSNNTLGSLALLTHDEYFTIVRETNDHHEGDIEFLESLHAKSFPQWAFELSQGFNLCLYGYGSKRRLLHKFAGHLHSRSKKDGGDKIVMINGYAPNTTMREILSTIGSAVDPAHRIPLTQPAVMVPAILSHLNTNSSIITLVVNSIDAAPLRKPGSQTALAQLAAHPRVRLVCSADTPDFALLWDIGVRSAFNMGFHDCTTFAPYTAELDVVDEVHELLGRNAHRVNGREGVAFVLRSLPENAKNLFRLLVGEVLIAIEEEGDGGDEPTGVEYRMVYNKAVEEFICSSEMAFRTLLKEFHDHQIITSMKDALGTELLSLPFRKDELEAILEDLTS, encoded by the exons ATGCCTCGAAGAAAAGCAGCCGAAGAGCCTGACTCTCAACAAATTCCTACGAGATCCTTACGAAAaagaaatcatcaagaaCTCGAAGCCATCCCAGAAAGTGACCAGGAGGAGACGAGCCCTGTAAAACGACAACGCAGTTTGGGTTACCAGTCCCCATCAGCCATCGGCGAAACAAATGAACAAATAAATGGGTTCAATTCGAATAgtgtagaagatcatgcggCCAGCGAGGCCGAATCATTATCGAAAGTCGACCTAGAAGAGACCCCTAAACCTGCTCCAAAGCGACGAGGTCGACCACCGAAGAAGGCAGTCAATGGCGGGTCTCCCACGCCCAAAGCAAGCCGTACCGCTCTCTTTCAGACGCCCACAAAGAAAGCACGATTTGGTCTGAACGCCGATACGCCCGGAGGAGCAGATCGATCAGCCAAACGAAAGAGCACACGAGCATTGATCGAACATGTCGTCGGCGACGACCTCACGGACGAAGAGTATGACGGCCTAGCACAGCAAATCTACGAATCTagtgaagacgaagatgctATTGAGGGCGACAATGCCGTCTCAGCAGAGGCACCAGGTGTAGACGAAGCCGCAACACCTTCCAAGTCAACACCTCGGCGCAAAGCTCAACGAAAGAAGCTTGCCAGATCTCCGACCCCCCCTCGCGACTTGCCTCCTCACGAACTGTACTTTGCGCATAATAAACCCGGTCGGCCAAAGACATCCAATAATACGCTTGGGTCTCTGGCTCTGCTCACTCACGACGAGTATTTTACTATTGTGAGAGAAACCAACGATCATCATGAGGGTGATATCGAATTCTTGGAGAGTTTACATGCCAAGTCATTTCCACAATGGGCCTTTGAGTTGTCGCAAGGGTTCAATCTATGTCTTTATGGGTATGGCTCAAAGCGACGATTACTGCACAAGTTTGCAGGTCACCTTCACTCTCGAAGCAAAAAGGACGGAGGAGACAAGATTGTCATGATCAACGGTTATGCTCCTAATACTACAATGCGTGAAATATTGAGTACAATTGGTTCAGCTGTCGATCCAGCCCACCGCATTCCTCTCACACAACCTGCCGTGATGGTCCCGGCCATTCTCTCTCATCTCAACACTAACTCTTCGATAATCACGCTTGTCGTCAATTCGATTGACGCAGCACCACTTCGCAAACCTGGGTCCCAAACTGCTCTAGCGCAACTTGCAGCGCATCCTCGTGTACGATTAGTATGCTCAGCTGACACGCCAGACTTTGCGTTACTTTGGGATATCGGTGTGCGGTCGGCCTTTAACATGGGGTTCCACGATTGCACTACCTTTGCCCCGTATACAGCCGAGTTAGACGTTGTGGATGAGGTACACGAACTTCTTGGACGGAACGCTCACCGAGTCAACGGTAGAGAAGGTGTGGCGTTTGTTCTTCGCAGTTTGCCCGAGAACGCCAAGAATCTATTCCGTTTACTGGTTGGTGAAGTACTTATCGccattgaagaagaaggcgatgGCGGCGATGAGCCAACTGGTGTAGAGTACAGAATGGTGTACAACAAGGCAGTGGAGGAATTCATCTGCAGTTCCGAGATGGCCTTCCGAACACTGCTGAAAGA ATTCCATGACCATCAAATAATCACGAGTATGAAGGATGCTCTCGGAACAGAACTGTTAAGCTTGCCGTTTAGAAAGGACGAGCTGGAGGCAATTCTAGAGGACCTCACGTCATAA
- a CDS encoding hypothetical protein (BUSCO:47138at5125), whose product MLNLNLSASLNITRLIFKPSLCLPHHTVLTFNDLPIPLERGLQQDGRKVEIKAIVLDKDDCFAYPDSIEVYESYKAHFEKLRLAYPGRKLLVVSNTAGATSWDKNLKLAAEVEENTGITVLSHSVKKPGCGQEIMEYFKKHPETGVTNPGHVAFVGDRLTTDMMLANMTGGWGFWVKDGVIPLEKKSIFSRLERPMASFLLGRGLHAPEPRSIFEE is encoded by the exons ATGTTGAATCTAAACCTTTCAGCTTCATTGAATATAACGAGGCTCATATTCAAACCGAGCCTATGTTTACCTCACCACACCGTATTAACCTTCAATGATTTACCAATTCCGTTAGAAAGGGGCCTACAGCAAGATGGCCGAAAAGTAGAGATCAAGGCTATCGTGCTTGATAAAGACGATTGTTTTGCTTATCCAGATAGTATTGAGGTGTACGAATCTTATAAG GCTCACTTCGAAAAGCTAAGGCTGGCATATCCTGGGCGCAAATTGCTCGTGGTCTCGAATACCGCAGGCGCAACTTCCTGGGATAAAAACCTAAAGCTAGCTGCTGAAGTTGAGGAGAATACTGGCATCACAGTGTTGTCACACTCAGTCAAGAAGCCAGGGTGCGGCCAGGAGATCATGGAGTACTTCAAGAAACATCCAGAGACTGGAGTAACAAACCCTGGACATGTTGCATTTGTCGGTGATAGACTGACGACGGATATGATGCTCGCCAATATGACGGGGGGGTGGGGGTTCTGGGTTAAAGACGGAGTGATACCTCTTGAGAAGAAAAGCATC TTTTCGAGATTGGAACGGCCTATGGCATCATTCCTTCTTGGTCGAGGCTTACATGCTCCTGAACCTCGAAGCATATTCGAGGAGTAG